A genome region from Haloimpatiens massiliensis includes the following:
- a CDS encoding ACP S-malonyltransferase — translation MMDSSVVIFPGVGSNQISMDKDLYDNSKIVRDIFEQASNVLNENVYDLCFDLKNKDKIKKMENGQFMLLTLHYALYKVLSENCETKIEALAGYSLGEYAALCSAGVLSFPDTLKLIKMRQEIIAAHSAKIDGDMLWVMEIDSIMVQHVCTSLNSLGKKVYVSAHNADNHSTISGTTEALKETIKILEDEGALIYPLKIGGPFHSPLMNEAAKEYKEALNSIKLNNPKVSVLSNVYARPYESSDEIKDTLVTHLISPIQWKKTIEWILEHNVNSIIEMGPSNVMSFISKCYYKRISFQTFNRIEDLKGFYRSNVLKG, via the coding sequence ATGATGGATAGCAGCGTAGTTATTTTTCCAGGTGTAGGTTCAAATCAAATTAGTATGGATAAAGATTTATATGACAATTCAAAAATAGTAAGAGATATTTTTGAGCAGGCAAGTAATGTACTTAATGAGAATGTTTATGATTTATGCTTTGACTTAAAAAATAAAGATAAAATTAAAAAGATGGAAAATGGGCAATTTATGCTTTTAACTTTACATTATGCTTTGTACAAAGTTTTAAGTGAAAACTGTGAAACAAAGATAGAAGCTCTAGCAGGATATAGTCTTGGAGAGTATGCGGCCTTATGCAGTGCAGGTGTATTATCATTTCCAGATACATTAAAGCTAATAAAAATGAGGCAGGAGATTATTGCCGCACATTCGGCTAAAATAGACGGAGACATGCTGTGGGTAATGGAGATAGACAGTATTATGGTACAACATGTATGTACTAGTTTAAATAGCTTAGGTAAAAAGGTATATGTATCTGCACATAATGCTGATAATCATTCAACTATTTCAGGGACAACAGAAGCTTTGAAGGAAACAATTAAAATATTAGAAGATGAAGGCGCTTTAATTTATCCACTAAAAATAGGAGGACCATTTCACAGTCCTTTGATGAATGAAGCTGCAAAAGAATACAAGGAAGCTTTAAATTCAATAAAGCTAAACAATCCGAAAGTATCTGTACTATCAAATGTGTATGCTCGTCCCTATGAGAGTTCAGATGAAATTAAGGATACCTTGGTTACTCATCTAATTTCTCCAATCCAGTGGAAAAAGACCATTGAATGGATTTTAGAGCATAATGTTAATAGCATTATAGAAATGGGACCTAGTAATGTTATGAGCTTTATTTCAAAATGCTATTATAAACGAATCTCATTTCAAACATTTAATAGAATTGAAGACTTAAAAGGTTTTTACCGTAGTAATGTCTTGAAAGGGTGA